A single window of Nocardioides baekrokdamisoli DNA harbors:
- the rsgA gene encoding ribosome small subunit-dependent GTPase A, protein MARYSEDIEAYDRPKKRGTRPRTKDRPTYEGATEATVVTVDRGRFTIALTEELSDSRQIWAVKARPLGRKGVVVGDRVRVVGDLSGSDGTYGRIVEIQPRKSTLRRTVDDDDPVERVIIANADQLVIVTALADPEPRSGLIDRALVAAYDAGLAPLLCLTKADLKSPDEFLGAYASLGVPWVVTRRGGDLADVREHLVGRTSVLLGHSGVGKSTLVNALVPGTDRETGVVNAVTGRGRHTSTSALMLALPPEWGQDGWIVDTPGIRSFGLAHVNPDDLITAFPDLDEATEECPRGCTHGTDEPECGLDVALEAGEIDADRVNSFRRLLAARSTPDWQL, encoded by the coding sequence ATGGCGCGCTACTCCGAGGACATCGAGGCGTACGACCGCCCGAAGAAACGGGGTACGCGACCGCGCACCAAGGACCGTCCGACATACGAGGGCGCCACCGAGGCGACCGTGGTCACCGTGGACCGGGGCCGGTTCACCATCGCCCTCACTGAGGAACTCAGTGACAGTCGTCAGATCTGGGCAGTCAAGGCACGACCCCTCGGCCGCAAGGGGGTGGTGGTCGGCGACCGCGTCAGGGTCGTCGGAGATCTCTCAGGCAGCGACGGCACCTACGGCCGCATCGTCGAGATCCAGCCGCGGAAGTCCACCCTGCGGCGCACGGTGGATGACGACGACCCGGTCGAGCGGGTGATCATCGCCAACGCCGATCAGTTGGTCATCGTCACCGCTCTGGCCGACCCGGAGCCCCGATCGGGGCTCATCGACCGAGCCCTCGTCGCCGCGTACGACGCCGGCCTGGCACCCCTGCTCTGCCTCACCAAGGCCGACCTCAAATCGCCCGACGAGTTCCTCGGCGCGTACGCATCCCTTGGGGTGCCGTGGGTGGTGACCCGTCGCGGTGGCGACCTGGCCGATGTCCGCGAGCACCTTGTCGGCCGGACCTCGGTCCTCCTGGGTCACTCGGGCGTCGGCAAGTCGACGCTGGTCAACGCGCTGGTGCCGGGTACGGACCGCGAAACCGGTGTGGTCAACGCCGTGACCGGACGCGGGCGGCACACCTCCACCTCGGCACTGATGCTCGCGCTGCCGCCCGAGTGGGGGCAGGACGGCTGGATCGTCGACACCCCGGGCATCCGGTCCTTCGGCCTGGCCCACGTGAACCCGGACGATCTGATCACCGCGTTCCCCGACCTCGATGAGGCGACCGAGGAGTGCCCTCGTGGCTGTACGCACGGCACCGACGAGCCCGAATGCGGGCTCGATGTCGCGCTCGAGGCAGGCGAGATCGACGCCGACCGGGTCAACTCGTTCCGCCGCCTGCTGGCCGCACGCTCAACCCCCGACTGGCAGCTCTGA
- a CDS encoding inositol monophosphatase family protein, with translation MVDYTDDLRLAHLLADDADSISTDRFKALDLHVMTKPDLSPVSDADQAVEESIRRTLAKARTRDSITGEEEGSSGTSARRWIIDPIDGTKNYVRGVPVWATLIALAVEDEVVMSVVSAPQLGRRWWATKGQGSYTGKSLMKAARNQVSDVRRLEDASFAYSSLNGWEDRGQLEDVLALMRRVWRTRAYGDFWSYMLLAEGAVDIAAEPELELYDMAALAPIVTEAGGTFTSLDGTPGPWGANAIATNTHLYEAAMSFLGGSDEHDPDWPEALGGTVTPLFGKD, from the coding sequence GTGGTTGATTACACGGACGATCTACGTCTCGCGCACCTGCTCGCTGACGACGCGGATTCGATCAGTACCGACCGCTTCAAAGCGCTCGATCTGCACGTGATGACGAAGCCCGACCTGTCGCCCGTGAGCGACGCCGACCAGGCCGTCGAGGAGTCGATCCGCCGCACGCTCGCGAAGGCGCGTACGCGGGATTCGATCACCGGCGAGGAGGAGGGCTCCAGCGGCACCTCCGCCCGCCGCTGGATCATCGACCCGATCGACGGGACCAAGAACTACGTACGCGGCGTCCCGGTGTGGGCCACGTTGATCGCGCTCGCCGTTGAGGACGAGGTCGTGATGTCGGTCGTCTCCGCACCCCAGCTCGGACGCCGCTGGTGGGCCACCAAGGGTCAGGGTTCCTACACCGGCAAGTCCCTGATGAAGGCGGCACGCAACCAGGTCTCCGACGTACGCCGCCTCGAGGACGCCTCGTTCGCGTACTCATCCCTCAACGGGTGGGAGGACCGCGGTCAGCTCGAGGATGTCCTGGCACTGATGCGACGGGTCTGGCGTACGCGGGCGTACGGCGACTTCTGGTCCTACATGCTGCTCGCCGAGGGTGCGGTCGACATCGCCGCCGAGCCTGAGCTCGAGTTGTACGACATGGCAGCCCTGGCGCCGATCGTGACCGAGGCCGGCGGCACCTTCACCTCGCTGGACGGTACGCCGGGGCCATGGGGCGCCAACGCGATCGCGACCAACACGCATCTCTACGAGGCTGCGATGTCGTTCCTCGGCGGGTCCGACGAGCACGACCCCGACTGGCCCGAGGCTCTCGGTGGGACGGTCACTCCCCTGTTCGGAAAAGACTGA
- a CDS encoding FKBP-type peptidyl-prolyl cis-trans isomerase: MPTKPEVDFVDPTPPTDLVITDLVEGTGTEAASGSTVSVHYVGVAHSSGEEFDASYNRGEPLRFRLGAGMVIQGWDQGVAGMKVGGRRQLVIPPHLGYGQRGAGGVIKPGETLIFVVDLLEVR; this comes from the coding sequence ATGCCAACGAAGCCTGAAGTTGATTTCGTCGACCCGACTCCCCCGACCGATCTGGTGATCACCGACCTCGTCGAGGGCACCGGCACCGAGGCCGCCTCGGGCTCGACCGTGTCGGTCCACTATGTCGGGGTCGCCCACTCGTCCGGCGAGGAGTTCGACGCCTCGTACAACCGTGGCGAGCCGCTCCGATTCCGTCTCGGTGCGGGCATGGTCATCCAGGGCTGGGACCAAGGTGTGGCCGGCATGAAGGTCGGCGGTCGTCGCCAGCTCGTGATCCCGCCGCACCTCGGCTACGGCCAGCGCGGCGCCGGCGGCGTGATCAAGCCGGGCGAGACCCTGATCTTCGTCGTGGACCTGCTCGAAGTCCGGTAG
- a CDS encoding RNA-binding S4 domain-containing protein, with product MREEMIRLGQFLKLASLVEHGGQAKEVIAAGEVVVNGEVDVRRGRQLRAGDLVSFGGQTVRVVNEADFEDNLPW from the coding sequence ATCCGCGAGGAAATGATCCGCCTGGGGCAGTTCCTCAAGCTCGCCAGCCTCGTCGAGCACGGCGGCCAGGCCAAGGAGGTCATCGCCGCAGGCGAGGTCGTCGTCAACGGCGAGGTGGACGTACGCCGCGGTCGGCAGCTGCGAGCAGGCGACCTGGTGTCGTTCGGGGGTCAGACCGTACGCGTCGTCAACGAGGCCGACTTCGAGGACAACCTCCCCTGGTAA
- a CDS encoding DUF445 domain-containing protein — protein sequence MAGLMADTPADRVRRRDLRRMRIIATSLLAIAAVIFLATIGHGGVWGYVNAGAEASMVGAIADWFAVTAIFRHPLGLPIPHTALVPKRKNEIGASLEEFVLDNFLAEEVIRGRIEVTEPSLRFGRWLSERENAVWLVGELSTVGATALGQVRDDHVSALFTEALVPRLMEEPMAPLLGVSLEGAVADNLQHGLIDLGLTELYGWLSTHEETVIDVLAERAPWWTPEALKDPITRRLHQEILRWVADIRDDPYHRARKAFDGWLAELAQDLQHNPDTQQRAEALKVRLLDHPQVLATTVQLWNALRRALTAALRDPDGALRDRIADEAQLAARRIVEDASLRAKLDASAAKAAVWMVQRYGKEATAVITHTIERWDGREASERIELHVGRDLQFIRINGTIVGGLAGVVIHTVSTLVH from the coding sequence ATGGCCGGCCTGATGGCAGACACCCCCGCGGATCGCGTACGCCGTCGCGACCTGCGACGGATGAGGATCATCGCGACATCCCTCCTGGCGATCGCCGCCGTGATCTTCCTGGCCACCATCGGCCACGGTGGGGTCTGGGGCTACGTCAACGCCGGCGCCGAGGCCTCGATGGTCGGTGCGATCGCGGACTGGTTCGCGGTCACCGCGATCTTCCGCCACCCGCTCGGGCTGCCGATCCCGCACACGGCACTGGTGCCGAAGCGGAAGAACGAGATCGGCGCCTCGCTCGAGGAGTTCGTCCTCGACAACTTCCTGGCCGAGGAGGTCATCCGCGGCCGGATCGAGGTCACCGAACCGTCGCTCCGGTTCGGGCGCTGGCTCTCTGAGCGTGAGAACGCCGTCTGGTTGGTGGGCGAACTCTCGACCGTCGGCGCGACGGCCCTGGGTCAGGTACGCGACGACCACGTGTCGGCGCTCTTCACCGAAGCCCTGGTGCCGCGGCTCATGGAGGAGCCGATGGCTCCTCTACTCGGTGTCTCCCTCGAGGGAGCGGTGGCCGACAACCTGCAGCACGGGCTGATCGATCTCGGCCTCACGGAGCTGTACGGCTGGCTCTCGACGCATGAGGAGACGGTGATCGACGTCCTCGCCGAACGGGCTCCGTGGTGGACGCCCGAGGCGCTGAAGGATCCGATCACCCGACGTCTGCACCAGGAGATCCTGCGCTGGGTCGCCGACATTCGCGACGACCCGTACCACCGCGCCCGCAAGGCTTTCGACGGCTGGCTCGCCGAACTGGCCCAGGACCTGCAGCACAACCCGGACACCCAACAGCGCGCCGAGGCGTTGAAGGTGCGGCTCCTTGATCACCCGCAGGTGCTCGCGACCACCGTGCAGCTGTGGAACGCGTTGCGGCGAGCGCTCACAGCAGCTCTGCGCGATCCTGACGGTGCCCTGCGCGACCGGATCGCCGACGAGGCCCAACTGGCCGCTCGCCGGATCGTCGAGGACGCTTCGCTGCGCGCCAAACTCGATGCGTCCGCCGCCAAGGCCGCGGTGTGGATGGTCCAGCGCTACGGCAAGGAGGCGACCGCCGTGATCACCCACACGATCGAACGTTGGGACGGCCGCGAAGCCTCAGAACGCATCGAACTCCACGTCGGTCGCGACCTGCAGTTCATCCGGATCAACGGCACGATCGTCGGCGGTCTGGCGGGGGTCGTGATCCACACCGTCTCGACACTGGTTCACTGA
- a CDS encoding MBL fold metallo-hydrolase, with protein sequence MRVHHLNCGTMAVPAMNLVAHCLLLELDDRLALIDAGYGLGDVAQPSRLGPGRYATFPVLDKAETAYEQIRALGLDPADVRDVVLTHADLDHAGGVPDFPDADIHMTSAEAYAWLHPGRQEALRYRPAHHAHGPRIVEHTADGEPWRGFAAAKPILGDSVVMISMPGHTSGHAAIAVEADDRTIVHAGDAFFDRRQIRGGFPHPGLVAFEALIGLNKRQVMANHGRLKELHRSGGESVKVINAHDAVMFREMAGS encoded by the coding sequence ATGCGAGTCCACCACCTCAACTGCGGCACGATGGCCGTACCGGCGATGAACCTGGTTGCGCACTGCCTGCTGCTCGAGCTCGATGACCGGCTCGCCCTCATCGACGCCGGGTACGGCCTGGGCGACGTCGCGCAGCCGAGCCGGCTCGGCCCGGGCAGGTACGCGACATTCCCGGTCCTCGACAAGGCCGAGACGGCGTACGAACAGATCAGGGCGCTGGGTCTGGATCCGGCTGACGTACGCGATGTGGTCCTGACCCACGCCGATCTCGATCACGCCGGCGGCGTACCCGACTTCCCGGATGCGGACATCCACATGACCTCCGCCGAGGCGTACGCGTGGCTGCACCCGGGCCGCCAGGAGGCCCTGCGTTATCGGCCGGCGCACCACGCCCACGGTCCGCGCATCGTCGAGCACACGGCCGACGGTGAGCCGTGGCGGGGGTTCGCGGCCGCCAAGCCGATCCTCGGCGACTCCGTCGTGATGATCTCCATGCCGGGGCACACGTCCGGCCACGCGGCGATCGCGGTCGAGGCCGACGACCGGACGATCGTGCATGCCGGCGACGCGTTCTTCGACCGCCGTCAGATCCGTGGCGGGTTCCCGCACCCGGGACTGGTCGCGTTCGAGGCGTTGATCGGCCTCAACAAGCGCCAGGTGATGGCCAACCACGGTCGCCTCAAGGAGCTCCACCGTTCCGGCGGCGAGTCGGTGAAGGTCATCAACGCCCACGACGCGGTGATGTTCCGCGAGATGGCCGGCTCGTGA
- a CDS encoding SRPBCC family protein → MPSAERTITINAPIEHVFAFFTMPENDPSWRSGIKDIHGHGEPAVGNVVHQTIAGPMGRGIGADIEITAYEPNSRYAFQVVAGPVRPVGSYDFAQVDGGTAVTFKLSAEVTGLKKAMMSKPVQKNMDAEMAALDNAKRILEG, encoded by the coding sequence ATGCCGTCAGCTGAGCGCACCATCACGATCAACGCACCGATCGAGCACGTCTTCGCCTTCTTCACCATGCCGGAGAACGACCCGTCGTGGCGCAGCGGGATCAAGGACATCCACGGTCACGGCGAGCCGGCCGTCGGCAACGTCGTGCACCAGACGATCGCCGGTCCGATGGGTCGCGGGATCGGCGCGGACATCGAGATCACCGCGTACGAACCGAACAGCCGTTACGCGTTCCAGGTCGTCGCAGGCCCGGTCCGTCCGGTGGGGTCGTACGACTTCGCGCAGGTCGACGGCGGCACTGCGGTCACGTTCAAGCTGTCCGCCGAGGTCACGGGCCTCAAGAAGGCGATGATGTCCAAGCCGGTCCAGAAGAACATGGACGCCGAGATGGCGGCTCTGGACAACGCCAAGCGGATCCTCGAAGGCTGA
- a CDS encoding NADPH-dependent F420 reductase, protein MRIAILGTGMVGRGLAARFADLGHSVTVGTRDPERSTTGDGEYALWLAGEPTIDTRTFAEAAAAGEVVVNATNGHVSLDVLHLAGAENLAGKVLIDLANPIEFGPEGLTLFVKDTDSLAEQIQRAFPDARVVKTLNTMNVSMMVNPGQLAEETSVFVSGNDEAAKATTTRLLNELGHDDVIDLGDITTARGTEMWLTLWIRLMQSLGTATFNLKIVR, encoded by the coding sequence ATGCGGATCGCGATCCTCGGCACGGGCATGGTTGGCCGCGGGCTCGCGGCTCGCTTCGCCGATCTCGGTCACAGCGTCACCGTCGGCACCCGGGACCCGGAGCGGTCGACCACCGGGGATGGCGAGTACGCGCTGTGGCTGGCGGGTGAGCCGACGATCGACACGCGTACGTTCGCCGAGGCTGCCGCGGCGGGCGAGGTCGTCGTCAATGCGACCAACGGGCACGTCTCGCTCGACGTCCTGCACCTGGCCGGCGCAGAGAATCTCGCCGGCAAGGTCCTCATCGACTTGGCGAATCCGATCGAGTTCGGACCCGAGGGTCTGACGCTGTTCGTCAAGGACACCGACAGCCTCGCCGAGCAGATCCAGCGCGCGTTCCCCGATGCGCGGGTGGTGAAGACCCTCAACACCATGAACGTGTCGATGATGGTGAATCCGGGTCAGCTCGCCGAGGAGACCAGCGTGTTCGTCTCCGGCAACGACGAGGCCGCGAAGGCCACCACGACCCGCCTGCTCAACGAACTCGGACACGACGACGTGATCGACCTCGGCGACATCACGACCGCCCGCGGCACCGAGATGTGGCTGACCCTCTGGATCCGGCTGATGCAGTCACTGGGGACGGCGACGTTCAACCTCAAGATCGTCCGCTGA
- a CDS encoding DMT family transporter, with amino-acid sequence MLGALGLLFVAITTEVIGTAALPRANGFRDPLWSAVVVGSYVVSTWLLSLVVRHLPVSTVYAIWAGVGTAAIAAIGVLYLGEQLTLMKVAAIAMIVVGVVVLNLQGAH; translated from the coding sequence ATGCTCGGAGCATTGGGCCTGTTGTTCGTCGCGATCACCACCGAGGTGATCGGTACGGCTGCCCTTCCGCGCGCCAACGGCTTCCGCGACCCGCTCTGGAGCGCCGTCGTGGTCGGCAGTTACGTCGTCTCCACCTGGCTGCTCTCGCTGGTCGTCCGGCACCTGCCGGTGTCGACCGTGTACGCCATCTGGGCCGGTGTCGGTACGGCAGCCATCGCCGCTATCGGGGTGCTCTACCTGGGCGAGCAACTCACGCTGATGAAGGTTGCAGCGATCGCGATGATCGTGGTCGGCGTCGTCGTACTCAACCTGCAGGGCGCCCACTGA